The following coding sequences are from one Paenibacillus sp. FSL R5-0912 window:
- a CDS encoding response regulator, translating into MRAIIVDDEPMQIQGLVRHISWKALGYEEPLTAQSGEEALAILRETPVDVLITDVSMPGMTGIELLAICKADYPALQSMQTVMISGYDEFEFVQEAIHLGAKAYVLKPVRTEELELKLAAFREVYEKKKQIEQETALLKEKVTESYEVLQERFVKDMIEGWIHNEELLESWRRLLELPDGEWQTSLFLFGYDRLFRDNPHDAKERIMHSEGLLNCVKLGLAGFSTVYIGKTGADELAVIVLNATPLVRARLEKQLTFIQDILKEQYTASVTVGISRECHTWTEIPLLYKEVRHMMSGARLAGYGQILYFDQSLMNEYQDFRLREEYIPEIVKLLDSGEGEKAAVYFNHAFERLLAREPVSFSYVQAFGMGLLSELARKTKRLQETDTEMNILMWQRLIDCTGVNEVRKVLLEYLAQYAKLSQGEQVAQQHNLIQRVARQLEERLQENITVKQLAEQFHLNHSYLSVLFKKEMGRTISDFTQEARMNKAKELLRDPNVKVYEVAEQVGFQTAAYFTFLFKKTTGTTPQEFRDYHY; encoded by the coding sequence ATGCGGGCAATAATTGTTGACGATGAACCTATGCAGATTCAGGGGCTTGTCCGGCATATCAGCTGGAAGGCCCTGGGATACGAGGAGCCGCTAACCGCGCAGTCTGGTGAGGAGGCACTGGCGATCCTGCGGGAAACTCCGGTAGATGTACTGATTACGGATGTCTCCATGCCCGGTATGACCGGAATTGAGCTATTGGCCATATGCAAAGCGGATTATCCGGCACTGCAGTCTATGCAGACAGTGATGATAAGCGGATATGACGAATTTGAATTTGTGCAGGAAGCTATACATCTGGGGGCTAAAGCCTACGTTCTGAAGCCTGTCCGGACAGAAGAGCTGGAGTTGAAGCTTGCGGCGTTCAGGGAAGTGTATGAGAAGAAAAAACAGATCGAACAGGAAACCGCCTTGCTTAAGGAGAAGGTTACAGAGAGCTATGAGGTATTGCAGGAGCGGTTCGTCAAGGATATGATCGAAGGCTGGATTCATAATGAAGAACTGCTTGAATCCTGGCGGCGGCTGCTGGAACTGCCGGATGGGGAATGGCAGACTTCGTTATTCCTCTTCGGCTATGACCGTCTGTTCCGGGACAATCCGCATGATGCCAAGGAGCGGATTATGCATAGCGAAGGGCTCTTGAATTGTGTGAAGCTTGGGCTTGCGGGATTCTCTACTGTTTATATCGGCAAGACTGGGGCGGATGAGCTGGCGGTCATTGTACTGAATGCAACACCCTTGGTCCGGGCAAGACTTGAGAAGCAGCTCACGTTCATCCAAGATATTCTAAAGGAGCAGTACACTGCTTCCGTTACAGTCGGAATCAGCAGGGAGTGCCATACCTGGACGGAAATACCGCTGCTGTACAAGGAAGTAAGGCATATGATGTCCGGTGCCAGACTGGCCGGGTACGGGCAAATTCTATATTTTGACCAGAGCCTGATGAACGAATATCAGGACTTCCGGCTACGTGAGGAATATATTCCGGAGATCGTGAAGCTGCTGGACAGCGGAGAGGGCGAGAAGGCAGCTGTGTATTTCAATCATGCATTCGAAAGGCTGCTAGCGCGTGAGCCCGTATCCTTTTCTTATGTGCAGGCTTTCGGTATGGGCTTGCTCAGTGAGCTGGCGCGTAAGACGAAGCGGCTTCAAGAGACGGATACGGAGATGAATATTCTCATGTGGCAGCGGTTGATCGACTGCACCGGAGTGAATGAAGTCAGGAAGGTATTACTGGAATATTTGGCGCAATATGCTAAGCTTAGTCAGGGAGAACAAGTCGCCCAGCAGCATAACCTGATCCAGCGGGTTGCCCGCCAGCTGGAGGAACGTCTCCAGGAGAATATAACAGTGAAGCAGCTAGCCGAGCAGTTTCACCTGAATCACAGTTATTTAAGTGTTCTGTTCAAGAAAGAAATGGGCCGGACGATTTCTGATTTCACGCAGGAAGCAAGAATGAACAAGGCCAAGGAGCTGCTCCGGGACCCGAATGTTAAGGTCTATGAGGTTGCAGAGCAGGTGGGATTCCAGACCGCGGCTTATTTCACCTTCCTGTTCAAGAAAACTACCGGTACCACACCGCAGGAGTTCAGAGATTACCATTACTAG